ACAACACTTGTATAGAAGCACACACtggtacctacgggctcaccatagcccgtgctacttggaactgcttgttccaagtagcgaatctataacaacaacaacacactggtaTTTCTCCACAATAATCAAAGACCAGGAAGCCCCAGTGTTACCACACTGACACTCTACCGTGCAAATGATGAACGGTACTGGACTCTCTCTCCTGCAAAAGATTACACGGACATGGGCAAGATAATCTTAAATCACCTAGAATGAATTACCTAAACACATCCCACCGGGGCGGAGTATAAAACACTAAGACAGCCCACACAGTCCTTAGTCTAATATATGTATACTTTGTTCCCATGTgtccactcacacacagacatgtACGCCTGCCCACACTAGGCTAAGTCCCTCCGGGACTGACAAGAACATCATAAGGGTGAAAATCTCATGCGCTCACACTTCTCCTCACCTCTAAGGTGCTTGGAGACAAGATgcttgggttctgggagttcttttactccccaagccaagtgagagtttgatccaccaggctgttgctaggagcggcccgcaggcccacatatacctggttgatggggttctgggagttcttttactccccaagcccggcccaaggccaggcttgacttgtgagagtttggtccaccaggctgttgcttggagcggcccgcaggaccacatatacctgcttgagggggttctgggagttcttctactgcccaagcccggcccgaggccaggcttgacttgtgagagtttggtccaccagcctgttgcttggagcggcccgcaggcccacataccaaccacagcccggttggtccggcactttctttagaaaacaatctagttttctcttgaagatgtccacggttgttccggcagtatttcttatagtcgctgagaggacgttgaacaactgcagacctctgatgtttatgcaacctgtcctcttaaaaagaacgtggcttttggccgtttgtccgtatggccgaatttggacgtaatttgaaaatgaaaaaaaaaatgaaaataaatttgggatttttttttcaacaacagtaagttaagggtcctcagaTAGgtaaggtgggcaggaaattctcataaagtttcaaaacgttatgaaaaacgtgaattgaaagtACAGACAATGAAagtatacagtctccgtggtgtagtgataagacactcgcctggcgttccgcgagcgctatgtcatgggttcgtatcctggccggggaggatttactgggcgcaaatccttaactgtagcctctgtttaactcaacagtaaaatgtgtacttggttgtaacaacgattcttcgcggcggggatcgtattccagggacctgcccgaaacgctacgcgtactagtggctgtacaaggatgtaacaactcttgtatatatctctctctaaaaaaaaaaaagaaagtcatctattctaaccttacagagtcggccggacgactcaaacagaaaacggaacagtacgtcacttttgtgagtcgatttcatttcaaattacgtccaaatttggccatagtgcgcatacgagccaaaagtgacgttatttttaagaggacgggttgaaacacagtgttctctgattgtgcctatggcacctctgctcttccctggttctattctgcatattcttcaatattgttcactccagtacattgttattttactgtgtagatttaggacctggccctccagtattttccatgtgtatattatttggtatctctctcgttccctttctagtgagtactgagagctttgagacgatcccaataatttaggtgcaatAATTTAGCTCGCTCTAACTCTTTCCACAAATTTGCTACAACGGCTATTGTAACATATTTTGAATGCTGATGACTTAGGTTCTCCTCTGAGTCCCAAACACGGGATGTTTCGAGTACGGGTGGAGAATTCTAGACTAAGTGCATGGCCGTGCACGTGCTGCAGTGCACGGCTAGCGCTTACGAGCACGTACACCAGAGGAATGTTTAGCAGATGACAACTCATCCCCTCACAACAgtccaactcgggggcttggttcgcccaccccacgagtctAGGAAGTTAAAAGAGGGGTCATTCAGTGGCATATAAACGAACAGGTAATAGCTTTCCTTCACGAATaagccccatacccaccatggagccacaattagaggatagaacACCCAACAAGATGGGCCCCTCCCAAGGGTGCATCGTGAGTAGACACCCTGTAATTGCCACCTTAAGTCCGTCGAGATCAAGTTCAGCAACAAAGGCGAGGATTGACAATCTCACATCaggattctcacatcaatttctggaaattgggaacggaaacgtgccggttgatctgacctcaggacgaatttcattgcctcataacttctagaATTTAgtgacctcaaaagaagaattggttgaaaaagtatttcccaatattcaaaccaattataagaatcatgattggctgagtgaacgagttATTCTTGCGGCcgagaacaaagacgtctacgaactaaacaacattattcagtctaacatccaTAGCGAGGCAGTCACCTTCAAGTCCGTCgatactgttgaggaagcagatgaagcggttaatgatCCAACAGAATTGTTAAATTCATTCGATCTACCAGGGATACCAACACACGTACGTCATTCGAAATTCGGCTTGCCAATTattatgttgcgaaatatcaaccagccaaaactttgcaaggcagtaaaaaaaataatcaaCAACGTCgcggaagcaacaatcttgacaggaccttgcaaaggtgaagatgtcctcattgctCGCATTCCTactattccaacagatatgccatttcaacttaagagattgtaatttccaattcaattggcgtttgcaatcatcatcaacaaagctcagggccaatctttagaattgtgcagtttatatctagacacagattgcttctcacatggacaattatatgttgcgtgttctagagtcagcaaaccagacaatctctatatctccacagacaatggaacaacaaaacatattgtatacccacaagcattgtgaaattaaacatattagaaacgtgcgttttctcttttctttcttttccatttaaccagactgagccacagtaacgcgtggcgggtactgctagtaataaataataataataataataataataataataataataataataataataataataataataataatttatttaggaaaagtacatacatagttgcagagttacagtacaaacattctgttggatttaaagatagaggtagtacatacaatacctaaagccactagtacgcatagcgtttcgggcaaggtgaggcggGAAAAaacccacttagactaaaacttaatagtaattgagcttaaagtacaaattgcgttgaaagaaaaaaataataaaagataaaaaaaagggggaaacatggtaaaaaatagccaatatacaagttggtcaacaaacctttttttttttttcaaatagtaagacatgggttgacattttagaagtaaggtaggttacaaggaGTTAATCAGGTACcttaccttgaccttgaggttaccttgaggtgcttccggggcttagcgtccccgcggcccggtcgtcgaccaggcctcctggttgccggactgatcaaccaggctgttggacgcggctgctcgcagcctgacgtacgagtcacagcctggttgatcaggtatcctttggaggtgcttatccagttctctcttgaacactgtgaggggtcggccagttatgccccttatgtgtagtggaagcgtgttgaacagtctcggacctctgatgttgatagagttctctctcagagtaccagttgcacctctgtttttcaacgggggtattctgcacatcctgccatgtcttctggtctcatgtgatgttatttctgtgtgcaggtttgggaccagcccctcttaatattttccacgtgtaaattattatgtacctctcccgcctgcgctcaagggagtacagttttaggctctttagtcggtcccaatagtttagatgttttactgagtggattctagcagtaaaggatctctgcacgctctccaggacagtaatttctccagctttgaaaggtgctgtcattgtgcagcagtactccactctagagagcacaagcgttttgaaaagtatcatcatcggtatagcatctctagtgtgaaaagttcttgttatccaacctgtcatttttcttgcagttgtgacggctactttattgtgttctttaaaggtaaggtcttccgacatgagtacacccagattcctttacattgccttttcgttctatgttatgatttgccttgagttttgtacgtggtttccgtttttatattttcattttttccatagcgcatgagctggaacttatcttcgttaaacaccatattattttctgtagcccatagaaagacctgatctacatctgactggaggtccgccgtgtcctctatgttgcctactctcatgaagatcctagtgtcatctgcaaaggatgatacagtgctataggttgtgttcttgtctatgtccgaaatgaggatgagaaaaagtactggagcaagcacagtaccctgggggactgagctcttcacggttgatgggctggattttattttgttgactattacacattgggttctgttggtcaggaaattgtagatccatatgcctatttttccggtaattccttttgaacgcattttatgtgcaataacaccatggtcacatttatcaaaagcttttgcgaaatctgtgtaaattacatccgcgttatgtttgtcttccatagcatctaatgccatatcatagtggtccagcaactgcgacaggcaagagcgccctgttctgaaaccatgttgtccggggttatggagttgctgtgattccatgtattttgtgatcttacttcttagcactctctcaaaatttttatgatgtgcgatagttagcgctatcggtctgtaattttttgcctctgccttatttcctcctttatgaagtggtgctatctctgctgtttttagtatatcaggaataactgccagtatctaggctttgtctccacagaatgtggagggcctgcgatagtgttttttttacagttctttatgaatatggagttccaagaatccgggccaggtgcagagtgcataggcatactgtttatggcttcttcaaaatccagtggggatagggtgacgtctgatatatgatttgatgttggtatcgtatccatgaaaaattcatttgggttatcaatccttagtgtgtttaatggctcgctgaaaacagagtcgtactgcgtcctcagtagctcgctcatttctttgttgtcatcggtgaaagttccatctccctttcgcagcggcccgatactagatgtggtttttgatcttgattttgcataggagaaaaaatatttcggatttctttctatttcactgatggccttttgctctctttgcctcctgggttctgtatgaatcttgtagcttccgttcaattgtttctatttctctacctaaccttcttcgccgttcttgagatagggtgcgactctcaagttgttccgcgattcgttttctccgcctatatagggaacgacgttcccgttccaatctgcatctcttcctcttttttcttagaggtatgcggtttgaacatatttctagtgctactgagcttattttttccaggcactggttcaggtttgcatttcctagctgttcttcccagtttatttctgtgaagtcctggtttattcgctcccagtttatctgtttattattgaagttgaatttgctgaaatctcctccaccgggaatctggactggttttgaaggtctactccccatggttgtcat
This window of the Procambarus clarkii isolate CNS0578487 chromosome 46, FALCON_Pclarkii_2.0, whole genome shotgun sequence genome carries:
- the LOC138350583 gene encoding uncharacterized protein, producing MEPQLEDRTPNKMGPSQGCINLVTSKEELVEKVFPNIQTNYKNHDWLSERVILAAENKDVYELNNIIQSNIHSEAVTFKSVDTVEEADEAVNDPTELLNSFDLPGIPTHVRHSKFGLPIIMLRNINQPKLCKAVKKIINNVAEATILTGPCKGEDVLIARIPTIPTDMPFQLKRL